A single window of Lutzomyia longipalpis isolate SR_M1_2022 chromosome 1, ASM2433408v1 DNA harbors:
- the LOC129791763 gene encoding uncharacterized protein LOC129791763: protein MAAASSGASRKRGMNLATDTDFPPLDSGQKKRNRNIFIFGRGDELSSPRYLVVERTGEGESMKSLSVFKVKREITKLVGKVKRLQPLMQGKTLLIEISSDDQAKKLLEMKILAGKSVKVSWHHTMNKSKGIIACFDWTYIPLDELKEELKAFNISDVTAIKRKAEAGQMIDTGTFIVTFDSPNLPDSIDAFYYPLKVKIFVPNPARCFKCQKYGHFVDKCRITRKICGKCLHDEHEGECQHPHICANCGENHLSWSRKCPIFKQEFAIMRIKVTQKMSYYAAKQEYKRSRSMDQSFAETVAKSKATKMLKNIQPAKKNVFPGHEQEKSSTAGVNGVGLPSTEFVNSLRNDRMNVDDPQPGTSTDGHQLAGVSPGDTSLGAIPSTGSFLSLPTTGALIREAISALVDEY from the coding sequence ATGGCGGCAGCGTCGTCAGGCGCTAGCCGAAAGAGAGGGATGAATTTGGCAACGGACACTGATTTTCCCCCACTGGACTCTGGACAAAAGAAGAGAAAccggaatatttttatttttggaagagGTGATGAATTGAGCAGCCCGCGTTATCTGGTTGTGGAGAGAACTGGAGAAGGGGAGAGTATGAAATCTCTCTCTGTATTCAAAGTGAAGAGAGAAATTACCAAACTAGTTGGCAAGGTCAAACGCCTGCAACCGCTGATGCAAGGAAAGACACTACTGATTGAGATTTCCTCTGATGATCAGGCTAAAAAGCTcctggaaatgaaaattctcgcTGGAAAATCTGTCAAGGTATCATGGCATCATACCATGAACAAGAGCAAGGGTATCATAGCGTGCTTTGATTGGACATACATTCCTTTGGATGAGCTTAAAGAGgaattgaaagctttcaacatCTCTGACGTCACGGCGATCAAGAGGAAAGCTGAAGCAGGACAAATGATCGACACAGGAACATTTATTGTCACATTTGACTCTCCAAACTTGCCGGATTCTATTGATGCATTCTATTATCCTCTCAAGGTCAAGATTTTTGTACCAAATCCTGCGCGGTGCTTCAAATGCCAGAAATACGGTCACTTTGTGGATAAGTGCCGTATCACgaggaaaatttgtggaaaatgcttGCACGATGAACACGAGGGAGAATGTCAGCATCCTCACATTTGCGCAAATTGTGGAGAAAATCACCTCTCTTGGTCCAGGAAGTGTCCAATTTTCAAACAGGAATTCGCGATCATGCGAATCAAGGTCACACAGAAGATGTCGTACTATGCTGCTAAGCAAGAGTACAAGAGGAGCAGAAGTATGGATCAGTCCTTTGCGGAGACGGTGGCGAAATCCAAGGCCACGAAGATGTTGAAGAATATTCAACCggcaaagaaaaatgtttttcctggACATGAGCAAGAGAAGTCAAGTACAGCTGGAGTCAATGGAGTGGGGCTTCCCTCAACGGAATTTGTGAATTCACTGAGAAACGATAGGATGAATGTTGACGATCCACAACCTGGCACATCGACGGATGGACATCAGCTCGCAGGTGTCTCCCCAGGAGACACCTCTTTGGGTGCTATTCCTAGCACCGGTAGCTTTTTAAGTCTTCCAACAACAGGAGCTTTGATCAGAGAAGCGATAAGTGCGTTAGTTGATGAATATTAG